The Macrobrachium rosenbergii isolate ZJJX-2024 chromosome 46, ASM4041242v1, whole genome shotgun sequence genome has a window encoding:
- the LOC136830188 gene encoding transient receptor potential cation channel subfamily A member 1 homolog isoform X2 translates to MGQAASEQKKRDADIVVIPHNESDQDAYAPLTKESQERLCKVNILSENYCVQRDLNQSLHQLAELGKTDTVRIKLKEGFCPNKLDGDQLAPLHYAARYNHAEAVRLLLEYGADVNIKGQDERTPLHYAVRSRQQLRQEASQIQTGTEYKPVSESMIILLKNKGADVNAQDKYGQTPLHFAAMIGNMSAAKDLVVTCGAQVQIEDAQNMTPLIVAASHGHLEIVSLFLEVISVDFRQSDASKQTALHHAAKGGHDSVVEFLLDKTEGLAYFKDFLEGQDTKRKTPLYHAAGNGHVKVVSLLLTAGANVKAETVTMATPLHAAASVGNVDIITLITDACAKQNVYWDVQDIFQRTPLMNAVAGNHTEAIKLLLNKRANIRQTDMNQATPLLIAAQNGHASALQILLERGANPKAVDKFDRSAIYHCAEQGKTDALEVLFESKLFPFLLIDEVDCYGQPPLHAAVMKGHMDTMTFLLNHGAVPDTKNEEQNTVLHIASKRGYVCMVQALLPYSCTMLNAENEDLDTPLHLACKWGHEEVVRLLLEAGADVKATNSSSSTPLHLAAFKGHVGCCHLLLDSAAPTDIFNKENKTPLILAVLEGHVGVTRLLLDHRASLAAASKSNMNALEVAVDAGKSDIALTIIQSKGWEEGMKHISDDYRGYRVTPFRRMIEKLPKAAEEVLNRCIKTNPPSINTAGADQTITFEYLDDTYNSSVQGVDCFDASGRLTTLATRYDRNARKVKKNHPLMLMIKHKLPSLLSHPVCVALIRHKWDTCGRWVYYGNFTLYLIFLLSLTTYVIATKDLNWIDANLTDKVANYRNADSCEEIIDWDDVKVYLLLTFCKYAVGAIACLEMIKEISQFYSEWQWQLGATSIFLSWINLLLFIRVFPFFGIYVIMFTEVLKSFCSFFLLFFFFIIAFALSFYTVLSGNYGFRTPAFSLLRTSVMMIGEISFEDVFNNPNDPLEYPEITYILLTAFLIFMSILIMNLLVGLAVDDIKAVQEQAMLQKLAMQTELVLDIEMVIPDFIKRKYILKEMKVVQGQNHGILNTLLSKIAYQQGKEVSEVEELKREIIQLKQSVHRLMDVTSSMNELVVLKSKRGGGGPEHELSNRPGQRAFHQHSNDSPSLTPTMAEPVSLYRGMDF, encoded by the exons ATGGGGCAGGCAGCTTCGgaacagaaaaagagagatg ccgACATTGTAGTGATTCCTCACAACGAGTCTGATCAAGATGCATACGC GCCTCTCACAAAAGAGAGTCAGGAGAGGTTATGCAAGGTCAATATTCTGAGCGAGAATTATTGCGTGCAGCGTGACCTGAATCAATCGTTACACCAG CTGGCAGAACTGGGTAAGACGGACACCGTGCGCATCAAACTGAAAGAAGGCTTTTGCCCCAACAAGTTAGATGGAGACCAGCTAGCACCCTTGCACTACGCCGCTCGCTACAACCACGCAGAAGCAGTCAGGCTACTGCTAGAGTACGGCGCCGACGTGAACATCAAAGGGCAGGACGAGAGGACGCCCCTGCACTATGCCGTCAG ATCTCGACAGCAGCTGAGACAAGAAGCGAGCCAGATTCAGACTG gaacaGAGTACAAACCCGTCAGCGAGTCGATGATCATCctgttgaaaaataaaggagCAGATGTCAACGCTCAGGACAAATATGGACAAACCCCACTCCATTTTGCAGCCATGATAGGCAACATGTCGGCCGCTAAAGATTTAGTAGTGACATGCGGGGCGCAAGTGCAG ATAGAAGACGCCCAAAACATGACTCCACTCATCGTAGCGGCGTCACACGGACACTTGGAAATCGTCAGTTTATTCCTCGAGGTCATCAGTGTGGATTTCCGCCAATCAGATGCTTCGAAGCAAACGGCTTTGCACCACGCGGCTAAAGGTGGTCACGAT AGCGTGGTGGAATTCCTGTTAGACAAGACAGAAGGGTTGGCTTACTTCAAAGACTTCCTCGAAGGACAAGACACCAAGCGGAAGACGCCCTTGTACCACGCCGCTGGTAACGGACACGTGAAA GTGGTGTCTCTTCTCTTGACAGCGGGGGCAAATGTAAAGGCTGAAACCGTCACCATGGCGACCCCTCTACACGCTGCTGCTAGCGTCGGCAATGTTGATATTATTACCTTAATCACTGACGCGTGTGCGaag CAAAATGTGTACTGGGACGTACAAGACATTTTCCAGCGAACCCCGCTAATGAATGCAGTTGCCGGCAACCACACAGAAGCCATCAAACTGCTGCTTAACAAACGAGCAaatatcagacagacagacat GAACCAAGCAACGCCACTGCTGATTGCTGCCCAGAACGGCCACGCTTCTGCTCTGCAGATCTTGCTGGAGAGGGGAGCAAACCCAAAAGCTGTTGATAAATTTGACAGATCTGCAATATATCACTGTGCTGAACAGGGAAAAACTGATGCCCTTGAG GTTCTGTTCGAAAGCAAGTTATTCCCTTTTTTGTTAATTGACGAAGTGGACTGCTATGGGCAGCCTCCACTCCATGCTGCGGTCATGAAGGGTCATATGGACACCATGACATTCCTGCTTAATCACGGAGCTGTTCCAGACACCAAGAATGAAGAGCAGAATACGGTGCTTCATATAGCTTCTAAGAGAGGCTATGTTTG CATGGTCCAGGCTCTATTGCCTTACTCCTGCACAATGCTGAATGCTGAGAACGAAGACCTGGACACTCCCCTGCACTTGGCGTGTAAGTGGGGCCACGAAGAGGTTGTCAGGCTACTGCTGGAAGCTGGCGCCGACGTCAAAGCCACCAATTCCTCATCCTCCACTCCACTGCATCTAGCAGCTTTCAAGGGCCACGTTGGTTGTTGCCATTTGCTTCTAGACTCAGCTGCCCCTACTGATATATTTAATAAG GAAAACAAGACCCCGTTAATCTTGGCAGTTCTGGAGGGTCACGTCGGGGTGACGCGACTGTTACTTGACCATCGCGCCTCCTTGGCCGCAGCTTCGAAATCAAATATGAATGCTTTGGAAGTCGCCGTGGATGCAGGCAAAAG TGATATTGCGCTCACCATTATCCAGTCCAAGGGTTGGGAGGAAGGCATGAAACATATTTCAGACGACTACAGAGGATACAGAGTCACGCCCTTCAGGAGAATGATCGAAAAACTACCCAAAGCAGCAGAGGAAGTCCTCAATag GTGTATCAAAACAAACCCTCCTTCAATCAACACGGCAGGAGCAGATCAAACGATCACATTCGAGTACCTGGACGACACTTACAACAGCTCAGTGCAGGGCGTCGACTGCTTCGACGCCAGCGGGAGACTCACAACCCTAGCGACTCGCTACGACAGAAATGCCCGCAAGGTGAAGAAGAACCATCCACTCATGCTCATGATCAAGCACAAGCTACCTTCGTTGTTGTCGCATCCCGTCTGTGTAGCTTTAATCAGGCACAAGTGGGATACGTGTGGAAG ATGGGTTTACTACGGTAACTTTACTCTGTACCTGATCTTCTTACTCTCCCTCACCACTTACGTCATCGCTACCAA AGACCTGAACTGGATAGACGCCAACTTAACAGACAAAGTCGCCAATTACCGGAACGCGGATTCCTGCGAGGAAATCATAGACTGGGATGACGTTAAAGTTTATTTGCTCCTGACATTCTGCAAATATGCGGTCGGAGCCATTGCCTGCCTGGAGATGATCAAAGAGATCTCCCAGTTTTATTCA GAATGGCAATGGCAGCTGGGAGCTACTTCCATCTTCCTCTCGTGGATAAACCTGCTACTCTTCATCCGCGTCTTCCCGTTCTTTGGCATTTACGTCATCATGTTCACGGAGGTTCTCAAGTCCTTCTGCAGCTTTTtcctcctgttcttcttcttcatcattgcGTTTGCCTTAAGCTTTTACACG GTGCTTAGCGGCAACTATGGCTTCCGAACACCAGCTTTTTCACTTCTGCGAACTTCGGTCATGATGATTGGTGAGATTAGCTTCGAAGACGTTTTCAACAACCCGAATGATCCTCTCGAG TACCCAGAGATCACCTACATTCTGCTGACGGCATTCCTGATCTTCATGTCGATTCTCATCATGAACCTGCTAGTGGGCTTGGCCGTAGATGACATCAAGGCTGTGCAAGAACAGGCCATGTTGCAGAAATTGGCCATGCAGACGGAA CTGGTGCTTGACATCGAGATGGTGATTCCGGACTTCATAAAGCGAAAATACATCTTGAAGGAGATGAAGGTCGTGCAAGGCCAAAACCACGGGATTCTTAATACACTTCTGAGCAAGATTGCGTACCAACAGGGGAAAGAG gtCAGCGAAGTGGAAGAACTGAAACGGGAAATCATCCAACTGAAACAGTCGGTTCATCGCCTGATGGACGTTACGTCTTCCATGAACGAGTTGGTCGTGCTGAAGTCGAAGCGTGGGGGCGGCGGTCCCGAGCACGAGCTATCAAATAGACCAGGCCAGAGAGCTTTCCACCAGCACTCCAACGATTCTCCTTCCTTGACGCCTACGATGGCTGAACCAGTTTCCTTGTACAGGGGAATGGATTTCTGA
- the LOC136830188 gene encoding transient receptor potential cation channel subfamily A member 1 homolog isoform X1 encodes MGQAASEQKKRDADIVVIPHNESDQDAYAPLTKESQERLCKVNILSENYCVQRDLNQSLHQLAELGKTDTVRIKLKEGFCPNKLDGDQLAPLHYAARYNHAEAVRLLLEYGADVNIKGQDERTPLHYAVRSRQQLRQEASQIQTGTEYKPVSESMIILLKNKGADVNAQDKYGQTPLHFAAMIGNMSAAKDLVVTCGAQVQIEDAQNMTPLIVAASHGHLEIVSLFLEVISVDFRQSDASKQTALHHAAKGGHDSVVEFLLDKTEGLAYFKDFLEGQDTKRKTPLYHAAGNGHVKVVSLLLTAGANVKAETVTMATPLHAAASVGNVDIITLITDACAKQNVYWDVQDIFQRTPLMNAVAGNHTEAIKLLLNKRANIRQTDMNQATPLLIAAQNGHASALQILLERGANPKAVDKFDRSAIYHCAEQGKTDALEVLFESKLFPFLLIDEVDCYGQPPLHAAVMKGHMDTMTFLLNHGAVPDTKNEEQNTVLHIASKRGYVCMVQALLPYSCTMLNAENEDLDTPLHLACKWGHEEVVRLLLEAGADVKATNSSSSTPLHLAAFKGHVGCCHLLLDSAAPTDIFNKENKTPLILAVLEGHVGVTRLLLDHRASLAAASKSNMNALEVAVDAGKSDIALTIIQSKGWEEGMKHISDDYRGYRVTPFRRMIEKLPKAAEEVLNRCIKTNPPSINTAGADQTITFEYLDDTYNSSVQGVDCFDASGRLTTLATRYDRNARKVKKNHPLMLMIKHKLPSLLSHPVCVALIRHKWDTCGRWVYYGNFTLYLIFLLSLTTYVIATKDLNWIDANLTDKVANYRNADSCEEIIDWDDVKVYLLLTFCKYAVGAIACLEMIKEISQFYSARCAYLGLENLVEWTCYVCAGLFILDFHSCPFKEEWQWQLGATSIFLSWINLLLFIRVFPFFGIYVIMFTEVLKSFCSFFLLFFFFIIAFALSFYTVLSGNYGFRTPAFSLLRTSVMMIGEISFEDVFNNPNDPLEYPEITYILLTAFLIFMSILIMNLLVGLAVDDIKAVQEQAMLQKLAMQTELVLDIEMVIPDFIKRKYILKEMKVVQGQNHGILNTLLSKIAYQQGKEVSEVEELKREIIQLKQSVHRLMDVTSSMNELVVLKSKRGGGGPEHELSNRPGQRAFHQHSNDSPSLTPTMAEPVSLYRGMDF; translated from the exons ATGGGGCAGGCAGCTTCGgaacagaaaaagagagatg ccgACATTGTAGTGATTCCTCACAACGAGTCTGATCAAGATGCATACGC GCCTCTCACAAAAGAGAGTCAGGAGAGGTTATGCAAGGTCAATATTCTGAGCGAGAATTATTGCGTGCAGCGTGACCTGAATCAATCGTTACACCAG CTGGCAGAACTGGGTAAGACGGACACCGTGCGCATCAAACTGAAAGAAGGCTTTTGCCCCAACAAGTTAGATGGAGACCAGCTAGCACCCTTGCACTACGCCGCTCGCTACAACCACGCAGAAGCAGTCAGGCTACTGCTAGAGTACGGCGCCGACGTGAACATCAAAGGGCAGGACGAGAGGACGCCCCTGCACTATGCCGTCAG ATCTCGACAGCAGCTGAGACAAGAAGCGAGCCAGATTCAGACTG gaacaGAGTACAAACCCGTCAGCGAGTCGATGATCATCctgttgaaaaataaaggagCAGATGTCAACGCTCAGGACAAATATGGACAAACCCCACTCCATTTTGCAGCCATGATAGGCAACATGTCGGCCGCTAAAGATTTAGTAGTGACATGCGGGGCGCAAGTGCAG ATAGAAGACGCCCAAAACATGACTCCACTCATCGTAGCGGCGTCACACGGACACTTGGAAATCGTCAGTTTATTCCTCGAGGTCATCAGTGTGGATTTCCGCCAATCAGATGCTTCGAAGCAAACGGCTTTGCACCACGCGGCTAAAGGTGGTCACGAT AGCGTGGTGGAATTCCTGTTAGACAAGACAGAAGGGTTGGCTTACTTCAAAGACTTCCTCGAAGGACAAGACACCAAGCGGAAGACGCCCTTGTACCACGCCGCTGGTAACGGACACGTGAAA GTGGTGTCTCTTCTCTTGACAGCGGGGGCAAATGTAAAGGCTGAAACCGTCACCATGGCGACCCCTCTACACGCTGCTGCTAGCGTCGGCAATGTTGATATTATTACCTTAATCACTGACGCGTGTGCGaag CAAAATGTGTACTGGGACGTACAAGACATTTTCCAGCGAACCCCGCTAATGAATGCAGTTGCCGGCAACCACACAGAAGCCATCAAACTGCTGCTTAACAAACGAGCAaatatcagacagacagacat GAACCAAGCAACGCCACTGCTGATTGCTGCCCAGAACGGCCACGCTTCTGCTCTGCAGATCTTGCTGGAGAGGGGAGCAAACCCAAAAGCTGTTGATAAATTTGACAGATCTGCAATATATCACTGTGCTGAACAGGGAAAAACTGATGCCCTTGAG GTTCTGTTCGAAAGCAAGTTATTCCCTTTTTTGTTAATTGACGAAGTGGACTGCTATGGGCAGCCTCCACTCCATGCTGCGGTCATGAAGGGTCATATGGACACCATGACATTCCTGCTTAATCACGGAGCTGTTCCAGACACCAAGAATGAAGAGCAGAATACGGTGCTTCATATAGCTTCTAAGAGAGGCTATGTTTG CATGGTCCAGGCTCTATTGCCTTACTCCTGCACAATGCTGAATGCTGAGAACGAAGACCTGGACACTCCCCTGCACTTGGCGTGTAAGTGGGGCCACGAAGAGGTTGTCAGGCTACTGCTGGAAGCTGGCGCCGACGTCAAAGCCACCAATTCCTCATCCTCCACTCCACTGCATCTAGCAGCTTTCAAGGGCCACGTTGGTTGTTGCCATTTGCTTCTAGACTCAGCTGCCCCTACTGATATATTTAATAAG GAAAACAAGACCCCGTTAATCTTGGCAGTTCTGGAGGGTCACGTCGGGGTGACGCGACTGTTACTTGACCATCGCGCCTCCTTGGCCGCAGCTTCGAAATCAAATATGAATGCTTTGGAAGTCGCCGTGGATGCAGGCAAAAG TGATATTGCGCTCACCATTATCCAGTCCAAGGGTTGGGAGGAAGGCATGAAACATATTTCAGACGACTACAGAGGATACAGAGTCACGCCCTTCAGGAGAATGATCGAAAAACTACCCAAAGCAGCAGAGGAAGTCCTCAATag GTGTATCAAAACAAACCCTCCTTCAATCAACACGGCAGGAGCAGATCAAACGATCACATTCGAGTACCTGGACGACACTTACAACAGCTCAGTGCAGGGCGTCGACTGCTTCGACGCCAGCGGGAGACTCACAACCCTAGCGACTCGCTACGACAGAAATGCCCGCAAGGTGAAGAAGAACCATCCACTCATGCTCATGATCAAGCACAAGCTACCTTCGTTGTTGTCGCATCCCGTCTGTGTAGCTTTAATCAGGCACAAGTGGGATACGTGTGGAAG ATGGGTTTACTACGGTAACTTTACTCTGTACCTGATCTTCTTACTCTCCCTCACCACTTACGTCATCGCTACCAA AGACCTGAACTGGATAGACGCCAACTTAACAGACAAAGTCGCCAATTACCGGAACGCGGATTCCTGCGAGGAAATCATAGACTGGGATGACGTTAAAGTTTATTTGCTCCTGACATTCTGCAAATATGCGGTCGGAGCCATTGCCTGCCTGGAGATGATCAAAGAGATCTCCCAGTTTTATTCA GCTAGATGTGCATATCTCGGACTGGAAAACCTAGTCGAGTGGACTTGCTACGTCTGCGCAGGACTCTTCATTCTGGATTTTCACAGCTGTCCGTTCAAGGAG GAATGGCAATGGCAGCTGGGAGCTACTTCCATCTTCCTCTCGTGGATAAACCTGCTACTCTTCATCCGCGTCTTCCCGTTCTTTGGCATTTACGTCATCATGTTCACGGAGGTTCTCAAGTCCTTCTGCAGCTTTTtcctcctgttcttcttcttcatcattgcGTTTGCCTTAAGCTTTTACACG GTGCTTAGCGGCAACTATGGCTTCCGAACACCAGCTTTTTCACTTCTGCGAACTTCGGTCATGATGATTGGTGAGATTAGCTTCGAAGACGTTTTCAACAACCCGAATGATCCTCTCGAG TACCCAGAGATCACCTACATTCTGCTGACGGCATTCCTGATCTTCATGTCGATTCTCATCATGAACCTGCTAGTGGGCTTGGCCGTAGATGACATCAAGGCTGTGCAAGAACAGGCCATGTTGCAGAAATTGGCCATGCAGACGGAA CTGGTGCTTGACATCGAGATGGTGATTCCGGACTTCATAAAGCGAAAATACATCTTGAAGGAGATGAAGGTCGTGCAAGGCCAAAACCACGGGATTCTTAATACACTTCTGAGCAAGATTGCGTACCAACAGGGGAAAGAG gtCAGCGAAGTGGAAGAACTGAAACGGGAAATCATCCAACTGAAACAGTCGGTTCATCGCCTGATGGACGTTACGTCTTCCATGAACGAGTTGGTCGTGCTGAAGTCGAAGCGTGGGGGCGGCGGTCCCGAGCACGAGCTATCAAATAGACCAGGCCAGAGAGCTTTCCACCAGCACTCCAACGATTCTCCTTCCTTGACGCCTACGATGGCTGAACCAGTTTCCTTGTACAGGGGAATGGATTTCTGA